In Candidatus Hydrogenedentota bacterium, the following are encoded in one genomic region:
- a CDS encoding type II secretion system protein, protein MRNSRKSGFTLIELLTVIAIIAILAGLTMTVGPRLIERAKIRRMDSALRQVSIALTAYFADNQSYPPAYGYVSIANKDMQTPPSDPTLEEKFYHLRPYLLLMKYHGNEEMYDEFSESYDTDRDGVLSPLEFLPRGRKLPTNTWEFDAGLPRYMGVNDPVMSAEIQRQMDAENRPFVYIPVNRAQFSRAQKYWLNHGSFLADRWDPSDADFPNITFPPPKYDAFVLIGMGPGGNSFGVLPKPLGVAAETENNNRNLYHLLALRAYFLATRDMNANGLLDFDYTARTQSGEGELTYDYKGAPVNNDLPCATPRSYGPWIYVGK, encoded by the coding sequence ATGAGAAATTCCAGAAAATCAGGATTCACCCTGATCGAACTGCTCACGGTTATCGCCATCATCGCCATTCTGGCGGGCCTCACGATGACCGTGGGCCCCCGCCTGATCGAGCGCGCGAAAATCCGCCGGATGGACTCCGCCCTGCGGCAGGTCTCCATCGCCCTGACGGCCTATTTCGCGGACAACCAGAGCTACCCGCCCGCCTACGGTTATGTCAGCATTGCCAACAAGGACATGCAGACGCCGCCGTCGGACCCGACGCTGGAGGAGAAGTTCTACCACCTCCGCCCCTACCTGCTGCTGATGAAGTACCACGGGAACGAGGAGATGTACGACGAGTTCTCGGAGTCCTACGACACGGACCGCGACGGGGTCCTCAGCCCGCTGGAGTTCCTGCCCCGGGGCCGCAAGCTGCCCACGAACACCTGGGAGTTCGACGCCGGGCTGCCCCGCTACATGGGGGTGAACGACCCGGTGATGTCGGCGGAAATCCAGCGCCAGATGGACGCCGAAAACCGCCCCTTCGTGTACATCCCCGTGAACCGGGCGCAGTTCTCTCGGGCGCAGAAGTACTGGCTGAACCACGGGTCCTTCCTCGCGGACCGGTGGGACCCCTCGGACGCGGACTTCCCGAACATCACGTTCCCGCCGCCCAAGTACGACGCCTTCGTGCTCATCGGCATGGGCCCGGGCGGCAATTCCTTCGGTGTGCTGCCGAAGCCCCTGGGCGTGGCCGCGGAAACGGAGAACAACAACCGCAACCTCTATCACCTGCTGGCGCTGCGGGCCTATTTCCTGGCCACGCGCGACATGAACGCAAACGGCCTGCTCGACTTCGACTACACGGCGCGCACGCAGTCGGGCGAGGGCGAACTGACCTATGACTACAAGGGCGCCCCGGTCAACAACGACCTGCCCTGCGCCACGCCGCGCAGCTACGGCCCGTGGATTTACGTGGGCAAGTGA
- a CDS encoding acyltransferase codes for MNSLTRLALTLWHRRKFAALGPNCAFPAPDLHVSGHVEVGARCRFRNNVTLRAHPGAKIILGNRCGCSWGCFVEARELVQFGSYCAPAEHCIITDSLLTLMGNTTPWRDAVPAPRPVFIGDNCFIGSGCFIGPGVTVGEGAVIAHHSVVLRSVGPYEIWGGVPARKIGHRTEGVPEAKLRELAELVARQGLGRDRYLDD; via the coding sequence ATGAACTCCCTCACGCGGCTCGCGCTGACCCTCTGGCACCGGCGCAAGTTCGCCGCCCTGGGGCCCAACTGCGCCTTTCCGGCGCCGGACCTGCACGTGTCCGGCCATGTCGAGGTGGGCGCGCGCTGCCGCTTCCGCAACAATGTCACCCTGCGCGCCCACCCCGGCGCCAAGATCATCCTCGGCAACCGCTGCGGGTGCAGCTGGGGCTGCTTTGTCGAGGCGCGCGAGCTGGTCCAGTTCGGCAGTTACTGCGCCCCGGCGGAGCACTGCATCATCACCGACAGCCTGCTGACCCTCATGGGGAACACCACCCCCTGGCGCGACGCCGTGCCGGCGCCCCGCCCCGTCTTCATCGGCGACAACTGCTTCATCGGCAGCGGCTGCTTCATCGGCCCCGGCGTCACCGTCGGCGAGGGGGCCGTCATCGCCCACCACAGCGTGGTCCTGCGCAGCGTCGGCCCCTACGAGATCTGGGGCGGCGTGCCCGCGCGGAAAATCGGCCACCGCACCGAGGGCGTGCCCGAGGCCAAGCTCCGCGAGCTGGCCGAGCTCGTCGCCCGCCAGGGCCTCGGACGCGACCGCTACCTGGACGACTGA
- a CDS encoding alpha-mannosidase, producing MRRSAGIAALLTLPLLLGTAFPAGAGTEPPSDAVHVFHYTWYRSAATDGSWAHWDHPVMLQGGGTGKGHRPPDEIGANFYPEAGLYSSMDPEDALRQMQDIRRAGAGVAAVTWWGIKDSSDASLEVALDAAQRAGVKICVHLEPFPGRNAQTTRAALAYLADTYGAHPALYRREGRPMVYLYDSYLTPPEEWAAVFAPDGADTVRGTALDCWAVGLWVKKDDGPKLKAAGFDGFYTYFATDGFTYGSTAKNWPVLNAFAKRHSMLFIPSVGPGYNDERIRPWNTENTRSREDGAYYDRMFAAALALNPAIVSITSYNEWHEGTQIEPAVPKAVEGVPYEDYGALPPEGYLDRTRHWAEKMGKTPCPVLSCVNSAN from the coding sequence ATGAGACGTTCGGCGGGCATTGCGGCGCTCCTCACACTCCCTCTCCTGTTGGGGACGGCGTTTCCCGCAGGGGCCGGCACGGAGCCCCCCTCCGACGCGGTCCACGTCTTCCATTACACCTGGTACCGCAGCGCCGCCACGGACGGATCCTGGGCGCATTGGGACCATCCGGTGATGCTGCAGGGCGGCGGCACCGGGAAGGGGCACCGGCCGCCGGACGAGATCGGCGCGAATTTCTACCCCGAAGCGGGGCTGTACAGCTCCATGGACCCGGAGGACGCGCTGCGGCAGATGCAGGATATCCGCCGGGCGGGCGCGGGCGTGGCCGCCGTCACCTGGTGGGGAATTAAGGACTCCTCCGACGCCTCCCTGGAAGTCGCGCTGGACGCCGCGCAGAGGGCGGGCGTGAAGATATGCGTCCATCTGGAGCCCTTTCCCGGGCGCAACGCCCAGACGACCCGCGCCGCGCTGGCGTATCTGGCGGACACCTACGGCGCGCATCCGGCGCTGTACCGCCGGGAAGGCCGCCCGATGGTCTACCTCTACGACTCCTACCTTACGCCGCCGGAGGAGTGGGCTGCCGTCTTCGCGCCGGACGGCGCGGACACGGTGCGCGGCACGGCCCTGGACTGCTGGGCCGTCGGCCTGTGGGTCAAGAAGGACGACGGCCCCAAACTGAAGGCCGCGGGCTTCGACGGCTTCTACACCTACTTCGCCACCGACGGGTTCACCTACGGGTCCACGGCGAAGAACTGGCCCGTCCTGAACGCCTTCGCCAAACGCCACAGCATGCTCTTCATCCCCAGCGTCGGCCCGGGCTACAACGACGAGCGCATCCGCCCCTGGAACACAGAGAACACGCGGAGCCGCGAGGACGGCGCGTATTACGACCGCATGTTCGCCGCCGCCCTCGCCCTGAACCCCGCCATCGTCTCCATCACCTCCTACAACGAGTGGCACGAGGGCACCCAGATCGAGCCGGCCGTCCCCAAGGCCGTCGAGGGCGTCCCCTACGAGGACTACGGCGCCCTGCCGCCGGAAGGATATCTGGACCGCACCCGGCACTGGGCGGAAAAGATGGGAAAGACCCCCTGCCCCGTCCTCTCCTGCGTGAACAGCGCGAACTAG
- a CDS encoding LTA synthase family protein has translation MLLAGTVAAPLCASAADLRTENVVYVMLDGFRHQELFSGAEEPLIQGEGGNLELARMRFWRATPEARREALMPFFWKVVAKEGQVFGDQDHGSIAQVANPHKFSYPGYSETLCGVADPGVDSNKKIHNKNLNVLEWLHGQKPYAGRVAAFGAWDLFPYILNQPRSGMVVNAGYTPFTEGKVTPTIATINRLKDEMTRYWKGEPFDALPYETAMEYLKTRKPRVLFLSLGETDEWAHDNRYDLYLESARLADGYIETLWNTLQSMSKYRGKTTLMLSTDHGRGLGPDGWQGHGRDLPNSENVWMAFMGPDTPALGVRADTGRVTAGQMAATLAAFLGKDYLSAVPEAAPPVAGVIAGKN, from the coding sequence ATCCTGCTTGCCGGAACCGTGGCTGCGCCGCTGTGCGCGTCGGCGGCGGACCTGCGGACGGAGAACGTGGTCTATGTGATGCTGGACGGGTTCCGCCACCAGGAGCTGTTCTCGGGGGCGGAGGAGCCCTTGATCCAGGGGGAGGGGGGCAACCTGGAACTGGCGCGGATGCGGTTCTGGCGGGCGACGCCGGAGGCGCGGCGCGAGGCCCTGATGCCGTTCTTCTGGAAGGTGGTGGCGAAGGAGGGGCAGGTGTTCGGCGATCAGGACCACGGCAGCATTGCGCAGGTGGCGAATCCGCACAAGTTCTCGTATCCGGGGTACAGCGAGACGCTGTGCGGCGTGGCGGACCCCGGGGTGGACAGCAACAAGAAAATCCACAACAAGAACCTGAACGTGCTGGAGTGGCTGCACGGCCAGAAGCCCTACGCGGGGCGGGTGGCGGCCTTCGGCGCGTGGGACCTGTTTCCCTACATCCTGAACCAGCCCCGGTCGGGCATGGTGGTGAACGCGGGCTACACGCCCTTCACGGAGGGCAAGGTCACCCCCACGATCGCCACGATCAACCGCCTCAAGGACGAGATGACCCGCTACTGGAAGGGCGAGCCCTTCGACGCGCTGCCCTATGAGACGGCGATGGAGTATCTCAAGACCCGCAAGCCCCGCGTGCTGTTCCTGTCCCTCGGCGAGACCGACGAGTGGGCGCACGACAACCGCTACGACCTGTACCTGGAGTCGGCCCGGCTGGCCGACGGCTACATCGAGACGCTGTGGAACACCCTCCAGTCCATGTCGAAGTACCGCGGGAAGACCACGCTGATGCTGTCCACGGACCACGGCCGCGGCCTGGGGCCGGACGGCTGGCAGGGCCACGGCAGGGACCTGCCCAACTCGGAGAACGTCTGGATGGCCTTTATGGGGCCCGACACCCCCGCCCTCGGCGTGCGCGCCGACACGGGCCGGGTCACGGCGGGCCAGATGGCCGCCACCCTGGCGGCCTTCCTGGGGAAGGATTACCTGTCGGCGGTGCCCGAAGCGGCCCCGCCGGTGGCCGGCGTCATCGCCGGAAAGAACTAG
- a CDS encoding sugar phosphate isomerase/epimerase, translating into MSKSISGISRRGFLAGAAGAGALAAAPHTAEAATEAKQGKRYQDGISPWPLTLNTSTIRPTPFKDKIVIAAEAGWDAIEPWINELEQYEEEGGDLKALAAEIKDRGLFVPNIIGLWDCMPATQEAWEASLPATRERMRRSAAVGSEFVAAIPAPDRPDFDLRWGAERYRDLMKIGRDDYGIKVAVEFVGFMKGVYRFGQACAIALDADDPAACIIMDTFHLFRGGSGFSGVKKVRGDLLAHFHWNDVPGDVPREQQGDEHRLYPGDGILPLGQGLRDLKEIGYTRALSLEIFKRDYWEMDPKAVAAKGLEKMRACIQAAGV; encoded by the coding sequence ATGTCGAAGAGCATTTCCGGGATTTCCAGGCGCGGGTTCTTGGCGGGCGCAGCGGGCGCGGGCGCGCTGGCTGCGGCACCCCACACTGCGGAGGCCGCGACGGAGGCGAAACAGGGCAAACGCTACCAGGACGGCATCAGCCCGTGGCCGCTGACGCTGAACACGAGCACCATCCGGCCCACCCCGTTCAAGGACAAGATTGTCATCGCCGCCGAGGCGGGCTGGGACGCCATCGAGCCCTGGATCAACGAGCTGGAGCAGTATGAGGAGGAGGGCGGTGACCTGAAGGCGCTGGCCGCGGAGATCAAGGACCGGGGCCTTTTCGTGCCGAACATCATCGGCCTGTGGGACTGCATGCCGGCGACGCAGGAGGCCTGGGAGGCGTCGCTGCCCGCCACGCGCGAGCGGATGCGCCGGTCCGCCGCCGTCGGCTCGGAGTTTGTGGCGGCGATCCCCGCACCCGACCGGCCCGACTTCGACCTGCGCTGGGGCGCCGAGCGCTACCGCGACCTGATGAAGATCGGCCGGGACGACTACGGCATCAAGGTGGCCGTCGAGTTTGTCGGCTTCATGAAGGGCGTCTACCGCTTCGGCCAGGCCTGCGCCATCGCGCTGGACGCGGACGATCCGGCGGCCTGCATCATCATGGACACGTTTCACCTGTTCCGGGGCGGCTCGGGGTTCAGCGGCGTGAAGAAGGTCCGGGGCGACCTCCTCGCCCATTTCCACTGGAACGACGTGCCGGGCGACGTGCCCCGGGAGCAGCAGGGCGACGAGCACCGCCTGTACCCCGGCGACGGCATCCTGCCCCTGGGCCAGGGGCTGCGGGATCTGAAGGAAATCGGCTACACGCGCGCCCTCTCGCTGGAAATCTTCAAGCGCGACTACTGGGAGATGGACCCGAAGGCGGTGGCGGCGAAGGGCCTGGAGAAAATGCGCGCCTGCATCCAGGCGGCCGGGGTCTAG
- a CDS encoding HAMP domain-containing protein, whose amino-acid sequence MRRGSTIGRFIFSAFLVVLLSALAAMTVLTSKTVEHLYAERIQTGLLAQAGLARMLFPDTGGPPDTAAAAELCARVRAETGARVTLVLPSGEALADTDRPPEGLDNHADRPEIRGAMESGAGVARRRSGSLGGETIYAAVAVPRPPAMPAAVLRLAVPATEMRAALGRLRFFILAIGASAALLAVLASALVARRISGPLNAVKAGMLRYAQGDFSRPVRVSRPGEIASLCEAMNAMAARLDDRIRTVVKERNQQEAILSSMVEGVIAVDTEGRVVSHNEAAVRLTGIPLTTGPDAHLARIAPGSPLSQFVTQILTSPAPRESEFGSLSQGGRILQVHGSVLRDAAGSRLGAVVVLNDVTRLRRLEQVRRDFVANVSHELRTPVTSIKGFVETLLDGAIGDPEEARRFLEIVAKQSDRLNAILNDLLTLSRIEGGEERASIEMETVALRDILENAVQLCAKKAAAREVAVELDCDPVLRARVNAPLLEQAVANLVENAVKFSPAGSRVTVRGQAGEEIVVRVEDQGCGIAPEHLPRLFERFYRVDKARSRSLGGTGLGLAIASHVVTAHGGRVGVTSTPGAGSVFSLYLPPVSGPPAPGNG is encoded by the coding sequence GTGCGCCGCGGGTCCACCATAGGCCGCTTCATCTTCTCCGCCTTCCTCGTGGTGCTCCTCTCCGCGCTGGCCGCCATGACGGTCCTCACCTCCAAAACCGTCGAGCACCTCTACGCCGAGCGCATCCAGACGGGACTCCTGGCCCAGGCGGGACTCGCCCGCATGCTGTTTCCGGACACCGGCGGGCCGCCGGACACCGCCGCCGCCGCCGAACTCTGCGCCCGCGTGCGCGCCGAAACCGGCGCGCGGGTCACGCTGGTGCTGCCGTCCGGAGAGGCGCTGGCGGACACGGACCGCCCCCCGGAGGGCCTCGACAACCACGCGGACCGGCCGGAAATCCGGGGGGCCATGGAGAGCGGCGCGGGCGTCGCCCGGCGGCGGAGCGGCAGCCTGGGCGGCGAGACGATCTATGCCGCCGTGGCCGTGCCGCGGCCCCCGGCGATGCCGGCCGCCGTGCTGCGGCTGGCCGTGCCCGCCACGGAGATGCGCGCCGCCCTGGGACGGCTGCGCTTCTTCATCCTCGCCATCGGCGCCTCCGCCGCCCTGCTCGCCGTGCTCGCCAGCGCCCTCGTCGCCCGCCGGATCAGCGGCCCCCTCAACGCCGTCAAGGCCGGCATGCTCCGCTATGCCCAGGGCGACTTCAGCCGCCCCGTGCGCGTGTCGCGCCCCGGGGAGATCGCCTCCCTCTGCGAGGCCATGAACGCCATGGCCGCGCGCCTCGACGACCGCATCCGCACCGTGGTCAAGGAGCGCAACCAGCAGGAGGCCATCCTCTCCAGCATGGTCGAGGGCGTCATCGCCGTGGACACGGAGGGCCGCGTCGTCAGCCACAACGAGGCGGCGGTCCGCCTCACCGGCATCCCCCTCACCACGGGGCCCGACGCCCACCTCGCCCGCATCGCCCCGGGCAGCCCCCTGAGCCAGTTCGTCACCCAGATCCTCACCAGCCCCGCCCCGCGCGAGAGCGAGTTCGGCAGCCTCAGCCAGGGCGGCCGCATCCTCCAGGTCCACGGCAGCGTCCTGCGCGACGCCGCCGGCAGCCGCCTCGGCGCCGTGGTCGTCCTCAACGACGTCACCCGCCTGCGCCGCCTCGAGCAGGTCCGCCGCGACTTCGTGGCCAATGTCTCCCACGAGCTGCGCACCCCCGTCACCTCCATCAAGGGCTTTGTGGAGACCCTCCTCGACGGCGCGATCGGGGACCCGGAGGAGGCCCGCCGCTTCCTGGAGATCGTCGCAAAACAGTCCGACCGGCTCAACGCCATCCTCAACGACCTGCTCACCCTGTCCCGCATTGAGGGCGGCGAGGAGCGCGCCAGCATCGAGATGGAAACCGTCGCCCTGCGCGACATCCTGGAAAACGCCGTGCAACTCTGCGCAAAGAAGGCCGCCGCCAGGGAGGTCGCCGTGGAGCTCGACTGCGACCCCGTCCTGCGCGCCCGCGTCAACGCGCCCCTTCTGGAGCAGGCCGTCGCCAACCTCGTGGAAAACGCCGTCAAGTTCAGCCCCGCAGGAAGCCGCGTCACGGTCCGCGGCCAGGCGGGCGAGGAGATCGTCGTCCGCGTGGAGGACCAGGGATGCGGCATCGCGCCGGAGCACCTGCCCCGCCTCTTCGAGCGCTTCTACCGCGTGGACAAGGCCCGAAGCCGCAGTCTCGGCGGCACCGGCCTCGGCCTCGCCATCGCCAGCCACGTCGTCACCGCCCACGGCGGACGCGTCGGCGTCACCAGCACCCCCGGCGCCGGCAGCGTCTTCTCCCTGTATCTCCCCCCCGTTTCCGGGCCCCCCGCCCCGGGAAATGGTTGA
- a CDS encoding HAD family hydrolase translates to MRAVTFDFWGTLFRDHNGGRRHEIRAAALADAAGVAPEDASRTLHAVMAEFFRRHLADARTLTPRDAVAMAAELLGREVPEDRAPALAECFATVILDHPPAPVEGALDAVRAAAALGPVGVISDTGITPGRSLRVLLEREGFTPHLRRLTFSDEMGVAKPHPGMFTRTAEALGVDPSDILHLGDLEPTDIAGIHGVGGKGGLFTGVNDAYADQTSAEHEFASWAEFTAWLR, encoded by the coding sequence ATGCGCGCCGTCACCTTCGACTTCTGGGGCACCCTCTTCCGCGACCACAACGGCGGCCGGCGGCACGAAATCCGCGCCGCCGCCCTCGCCGACGCCGCCGGGGTCGCCCCGGAGGACGCCTCGCGGACCCTGCACGCCGTCATGGCCGAGTTCTTCCGCCGCCACCTGGCCGACGCCCGCACCCTCACCCCCCGCGACGCCGTCGCCATGGCCGCCGAACTCCTCGGGAGGGAGGTGCCGGAGGACCGCGCGCCCGCGCTGGCCGAATGCTTCGCCACGGTGATCCTCGACCACCCCCCGGCGCCCGTGGAGGGCGCCCTCGACGCCGTGCGCGCGGCCGCCGCGCTCGGGCCCGTCGGCGTCATCTCCGACACGGGCATCACCCCGGGCCGCAGCCTGCGCGTGCTGCTGGAGCGGGAGGGGTTCACCCCCCATCTGCGCCGCCTCACCTTCTCCGACGAGATGGGCGTGGCCAAGCCCCACCCCGGCATGTTCACCCGCACCGCCGAGGCCCTCGGGGTGGACCCGTCGGACATCCTGCACCTGGGGGATTTGGAGCCGACGGACATCGCGGGAATCCACGGCGTGGGCGGAAAAGGGGGGCTCTTCACCGGCGTCAACGACGCCTACGCGGACCAGACCAGCGCGGAGCACGAGTTCGCAAGCTGGGCCGAATTCACCGCCTGGCTCCGGTGA
- a CDS encoding response regulator, giving the protein MQKRHLLVVEDDEDILELVAYNLVKAGYRVTRAATGREALARVAEEPPDLVVLDLMLPETDGTEVCRRLKGDAGTSAIPVVMLTAKGEESDIVAGLELGADDYITKPFSPKVLLARIRAVLRRKEKGDAGADAVIRAHNLVIHPGRREVLLDGAPVDLTYTEFSVLHVLARRPGWVFTRYQIVDAVRGGDYDVTDRSVDVQIAGLRKKLGDAGDHIQTVRGVGYRLRA; this is encoded by the coding sequence ATGCAGAAAAGGCACCTGCTCGTGGTCGAGGACGACGAGGACATCCTGGAGCTCGTCGCGTACAACCTTGTCAAGGCGGGCTACCGCGTGACCCGGGCGGCCACGGGCCGCGAGGCCCTCGCCCGCGTGGCGGAGGAGCCGCCGGACCTGGTGGTCCTCGACCTGATGCTCCCCGAGACCGACGGCACCGAGGTGTGCCGGCGGCTCAAGGGGGACGCGGGCACCTCCGCCATCCCCGTGGTCATGCTGACGGCCAAGGGCGAGGAGTCGGACATCGTGGCCGGGCTGGAGCTGGGCGCCGACGACTACATCACCAAGCCCTTCAGCCCCAAGGTGCTGCTGGCGCGCATCCGCGCCGTCCTCCGCCGCAAGGAGAAGGGCGACGCCGGCGCCGACGCCGTGATCCGGGCCCACAATCTCGTGATCCACCCGGGGCGGCGCGAAGTGCTCCTTGACGGCGCGCCCGTGGACCTCACCTACACGGAGTTTTCGGTGCTCCATGTGCTCGCGCGGCGGCCCGGATGGGTCTTCACGCGCTACCAGATCGTGGACGCCGTGCGCGGCGGGGACTACGACGTGACGGACCGCTCGGTGGACGTGCAGATCGCCGGGCTCCGCAAGAAGCTCGGCGACGCGGGCGACCACATCCAGACGGTGCGCGGCGTCGGCTACCGGCTCAGGGCGTAG
- the ltrA gene encoding group II intron reverse transcriptase/maturase, whose amino-acid sequence MEEKPPPVPGETGAKQGGEVRARWAWTEPSVWMDRMLTALETGVKGGVWFSLMDKVWSRANLESAFAKVRSNRGGAGVDRVTVAMFGARLEAELTRLQEQLRTGAYAPQAVRRVWIPKGDGAMRPLGIPTVRDRVVQTALRNVLEPVFEREFAEHSYGFRPGRGAKDALRRVDTLLRGGHRHVVDADIKAYFDSIPKQALMARVRERVSDGRVLSLLEQYLSQPVMEPLKTWTPDAGTPQGAVISPLLANLYLNPLDHLMARSGVEMVRYADDFVMLCRSREQAESALEAVRAWMEEAGLTLHPDKTRVVSMDEDGGQFEFLGYRFVRRKGRDYRFPRPKSEKKLRDALRPLTRRNNGSSLEKIIADINRLLRGWYEYFMHAHHTVFPEIDGWVRMRLRSILRKRHRGKGRGRGRDHQRWPNAYFAGHGLFCLTTAHALAVQSPTG is encoded by the coding sequence ATGGAAGAGAAACCGCCGCCAGTGCCCGGGGAAACCGGGGCTAAACAAGGCGGAGAGGTCCGCGCCCGGTGGGCGTGGACGGAACCGTCCGTGTGGATGGACCGGATGCTGACGGCCCTCGAGACGGGGGTGAAAGGAGGCGTGTGGTTTAGTCTGATGGACAAGGTGTGGTCCCGCGCGAACCTGGAGTCGGCCTTCGCGAAAGTGCGGTCGAACCGGGGCGGCGCGGGGGTGGACCGGGTGACCGTGGCGATGTTCGGGGCGCGCCTGGAGGCGGAGTTGACCCGCCTTCAGGAGCAGCTTCGGACGGGCGCCTACGCGCCGCAGGCGGTCCGGCGGGTGTGGATACCCAAGGGGGACGGCGCCATGCGCCCTCTGGGCATCCCCACGGTGCGGGACCGGGTGGTGCAGACGGCGTTGCGCAACGTGCTGGAGCCGGTCTTCGAGCGGGAGTTTGCCGAGCACAGCTACGGCTTCCGTCCGGGCCGGGGCGCGAAAGACGCGCTCCGCCGGGTGGACACCCTGCTCAGGGGCGGCCACCGGCACGTGGTGGACGCGGACATCAAGGCGTATTTTGACAGCATCCCCAAGCAGGCCCTCATGGCGCGGGTGCGCGAACGGGTCTCGGACGGGCGGGTTCTGTCCCTGCTGGAGCAGTATCTGAGCCAGCCGGTGATGGAGCCGCTCAAGACGTGGACGCCGGACGCGGGCACGCCGCAGGGGGCGGTGATCAGCCCTCTGCTGGCCAACCTCTACCTCAACCCGCTGGACCACCTGATGGCCCGGTCGGGGGTGGAGATGGTGCGCTACGCGGACGACTTTGTGATGCTGTGCAGGAGCCGGGAGCAGGCGGAATCGGCCCTGGAGGCTGTCCGCGCGTGGATGGAAGAGGCGGGACTGACGCTTCATCCGGACAAGACGCGGGTGGTGTCCATGGACGAGGACGGCGGCCAGTTCGAGTTTCTGGGATACCGGTTTGTGCGGCGCAAAGGCCGTGACTACCGGTTTCCCCGCCCCAAGAGCGAGAAGAAGCTGCGGGACGCCCTGCGTCCTCTGACCCGTCGAAACAACGGCAGCAGCCTTGAGAAAATCATCGCCGACATCAACCGTCTGCTCCGGGGCTGGTATGAGTACTTCATGCACGCCCACCACACCGTGTTTCCGGAAATAGACGGCTGGGTCCGCATGCGCCTGCGCTCCATACTGCGCAAGCGTCACCGCGGCAAAGGCCGGGGCCGGGGACGCGACCACCAGAGATGGCCAAACGCCTACTTTGCCGGGCATGGGCTGTTCTGCCTGACGACAGCGCATGCACTGGCCGTTCAGTCCCCTACGGGGTAA